From the genome of Chelonia mydas isolate rCheMyd1 chromosome 2, rCheMyd1.pri.v2, whole genome shotgun sequence, one region includes:
- the LOC102942912 gene encoding C-C chemokine receptor type 5 isoform X1, with product MSFFQNQTKPNTEAQRGQHKMTEEAVTTTYYYDPESEPCQKADVKKFASQFLPLLYSLVLIFGLVGNALVVLILIKYKRLRSMTDIYLLNLAISDLLFILSLPFWAYYAAREWDFGNAMCKILSGVYYAGFYSGIFFIILLTIDRYLAIVHAVFALKARTIAHGIFTSVFIWVLAILASLPGFIFHSVQKEGAHWTCSPHYPSGYEIKWKRFLILKMNILGLFIPLVIMIFCYAEIIKTLLRCRNEKKHKAVRLIFIIMIVYFLFWTPFSIVVLMYTFQDSFFLSNCDSSSQLELAIQVTEAVAMIHCCINPVIYAFVGEKFRKYLYTFFRKYIAIYLCKRCPALHGDKLERVSSTYTPSTAEHDISIGL from the exons atgtcTTTTTTTCAGAACCAAACTAAACCAAatacagaagcacagagag GACAGCACAAGATGACTGAAGAAGCTGTCACAACAACCTACTACTACGATCCTGAGTCAGAACCATGCCAAAAAGCTGATGTCAAAAAATTTGCATCCCAGTTTCTGCCCCTGCTGTACTCCTTGGTGCTGATATTTGGCCTGGTGGGCAATGCGCTAGTCGtgctgatcctgataaaatacaAGAGGCTGAGAAGCATGACTGACATCTATCTGCTGAATCTGGCAATTTCCGATTTACTCTTTATTCTTTCCCTGCCATTTTGGGCTTATTATGCAGCACGTGAATGGGATTTTGGAAATGCAATGTGTAAAATTCTTTCAGGGGTTTATTATGCTGGCTTCTACAGTGGAATCTTTTTCATAATACTTTTGACAATAGATAGATATCTGGCAATTGTGCATGCAGTGTTTGCTTTAAAAGCTAGGACAATTGCCCATGGCATCTTCACAAGTGTTTTCATTTGGGTTCTTGCAATATTAGCCTCTCTTCCAGGGTTTATATTTCACAGTGTTCAAAAGGAAGGTGCTCACTGGACCTGTAGCCCTCACTATCCATCAGGTTATGAAATCAAATGGAAGCGATTCCTGATTTTAAAGATGAACATCCTGGGACTTTTCATTCCACTGGTCATTATGATCTTCTGCTATGCAGAGATTATAAAGACATTACTGAGATGTAGGAATGAGAAAAAACATAAGGCAGTCAGGCTTATTTTTATCATAATGattgtttattttctcttctggACACCATTCAGCATCGTTGTTCTCATGTACACTTTTCAAGATTCATTTTTCCTAAGTAACTGTGACAGCAGCAGTCAGCTGGAGCTAGCAATCCAAGTGACAGAAGCAGTTGCAATGATCCACTGTTGTATCAACCCTGTGATCTATGCTTTCGTTGGTGAAAAGTTTAGGAAATATCTTTATACCTTTTTCCGAAAATACATTGCAATCTACCTCTGCAAACGCTGTCCAGCTCTTCATGGTGATAAATTAGAACGGGTTAGCTCCACATACACCCCATCCACTGCAGAGCATGATATCTCCATTGGTTTGTAA
- the LOC102942912 gene encoding C-C chemokine receptor type 5 isoform X2, whose amino-acid sequence MTEEAVTTTYYYDPESEPCQKADVKKFASQFLPLLYSLVLIFGLVGNALVVLILIKYKRLRSMTDIYLLNLAISDLLFILSLPFWAYYAAREWDFGNAMCKILSGVYYAGFYSGIFFIILLTIDRYLAIVHAVFALKARTIAHGIFTSVFIWVLAILASLPGFIFHSVQKEGAHWTCSPHYPSGYEIKWKRFLILKMNILGLFIPLVIMIFCYAEIIKTLLRCRNEKKHKAVRLIFIIMIVYFLFWTPFSIVVLMYTFQDSFFLSNCDSSSQLELAIQVTEAVAMIHCCINPVIYAFVGEKFRKYLYTFFRKYIAIYLCKRCPALHGDKLERVSSTYTPSTAEHDISIGL is encoded by the coding sequence ATGACTGAAGAAGCTGTCACAACAACCTACTACTACGATCCTGAGTCAGAACCATGCCAAAAAGCTGATGTCAAAAAATTTGCATCCCAGTTTCTGCCCCTGCTGTACTCCTTGGTGCTGATATTTGGCCTGGTGGGCAATGCGCTAGTCGtgctgatcctgataaaatacaAGAGGCTGAGAAGCATGACTGACATCTATCTGCTGAATCTGGCAATTTCCGATTTACTCTTTATTCTTTCCCTGCCATTTTGGGCTTATTATGCAGCACGTGAATGGGATTTTGGAAATGCAATGTGTAAAATTCTTTCAGGGGTTTATTATGCTGGCTTCTACAGTGGAATCTTTTTCATAATACTTTTGACAATAGATAGATATCTGGCAATTGTGCATGCAGTGTTTGCTTTAAAAGCTAGGACAATTGCCCATGGCATCTTCACAAGTGTTTTCATTTGGGTTCTTGCAATATTAGCCTCTCTTCCAGGGTTTATATTTCACAGTGTTCAAAAGGAAGGTGCTCACTGGACCTGTAGCCCTCACTATCCATCAGGTTATGAAATCAAATGGAAGCGATTCCTGATTTTAAAGATGAACATCCTGGGACTTTTCATTCCACTGGTCATTATGATCTTCTGCTATGCAGAGATTATAAAGACATTACTGAGATGTAGGAATGAGAAAAAACATAAGGCAGTCAGGCTTATTTTTATCATAATGattgtttattttctcttctggACACCATTCAGCATCGTTGTTCTCATGTACACTTTTCAAGATTCATTTTTCCTAAGTAACTGTGACAGCAGCAGTCAGCTGGAGCTAGCAATCCAAGTGACAGAAGCAGTTGCAATGATCCACTGTTGTATCAACCCTGTGATCTATGCTTTCGTTGGTGAAAAGTTTAGGAAATATCTTTATACCTTTTTCCGAAAATACATTGCAATCTACCTCTGCAAACGCTGTCCAGCTCTTCATGGTGATAAATTAGAACGGGTTAGCTCCACATACACCCCATCCACTGCAGAGCATGATATCTCCATTGGTTTGTAA
- the LOC102942686 gene encoding C-C chemokine receptor type 5 → MDNETDMTTYDYYTGSEPCQKADVKKFASLFLPPLYSLVLIFGLVGNALVVLILIKYKRLRSMTDIYLLNLAISDLLFILSLPFWAYYAAYEWDFGNAMCKILSGVYYAGFYSGIFFIILLTVDRYLAIVHAVFALKARTVTYGIITSVVIWVVAILASLPGFIFHKAKRESYHFTCSPHYPWGQESKWKQFQTLKMNILGLVIPLLIMIFCYAEIIKTLLRCRNEKKHKAVRLIFIIMIVYFLFWAPYNIVVLMYTFQDLFSLNNCENSSQLEVAIQVTEATAMIHCCINPMIYAFAGEKFRKYLYTFFRNHIAIHLYKYCPVLYAEAPDRVSSTYTPSTGEQEFSAAL, encoded by the coding sequence ATGGATAACGAGACTGACATGACAACCTATGATTATTATACTGGCTCAGAACCATGCCAAAAAGCGGATGTCAAAAAATTTGCATCCCTGTTTCTGCCCCCGCTGTACTCCTTGGTGCTGATATTTGGCCTGGTGGGCAATGCACTAGTTGtgctgatcctgataaaatacaAGAGGCTGAGAAGCATGACTGACATCTATCTGCTGAATCTGGCAATTTCCGATTTGCTTTTTATTCTTTCCCTGCCATTTTGGGCTTACTACGCAGCATATGAGTGGGATTTTGGAAATGCAATGTGTAAAATTCTTTCAGGGGTCTATTATGCTGGCTTCTACAGTGGAATTTTTTTCATAATACTTTTGACAGTAGATAGATATCTGGCCATTGTCCATGCAGTGTTTGCTTTAAAGGCTAGGACAGTTACCTATGGCATCATCACAAGTGTTGTCATTTGGGTTGTTGCAATATTAGCCTCTCTTCCAGGATTTATATTTCACAAAGCTAAAAGGGAGTCATATCATTTTACATGTAGCCCTCATTATCCATGGGGACAGGAAAGTAAATGGAAGCAATTCCAGACTTTAAAGATGAACATCCTGGGACTTGTCATTCCACTGCTCATTATGATCTTTTGCTATGCAGAGATTATAAAGACATTACTGAGATGTAGGAATGAGAAAAAACATAAGGCAGTCAGGCTTATTTTTATCATAATGattgtttattttctcttctggGCACCATACAACATTGTTGTTCTCATGTACACTTTTCAAGATTTATTTTCCCTAAATAACTGTGAGAACAGCAGTCAGCTAGAGGTAGCAATCCAAGTGACAGAAGCGACTGCAATGATCCACTGTTGTATCAACCCCATGATCTATGCTTTCGCTGGTGAAAAGTTTAGGAAATATCTTTATACATTTTTCCGAAACCACATTGCAATCCATTTGTATAAATATTGCCCAGTTCTCTATGCTGAGGCACCTGACCGAGTTAGTTCCACATACACCCCATCTACAGGGGAGCAGGAATTCTCAGCTGCATTGTGA